A single region of the Streptomyces diastaticus subsp. diastaticus genome encodes:
- a CDS encoding class I SAM-dependent methyltransferase, which translates to MTDLDSFTALLTPEGRALLDAVAGHDPADELATATRLRRDHPAPLVSAALGQARLRQRAVAKFGADAARMFFTPHGVEQATRTEVAAHRAARIAALGVGSVADLCCGIGGDAIALARAGVRVLAVDRDPVTAAVARANAEALGLTGLIEVREAEVAEVEVSGYDAVFVDPARRGGRGGRVFDPEAYSPPLSWAVEAALRAPVAALKIAPGVPHEAIPPQAEAEWISYGGDVKEAVLWFGGTDAPEGVRPAPGSVRASLLPAGDQLWSPEPPPDVPAGPVGRYLYEPDGAVIRAHQVAEVAEHVGGHLIDETIAYVTSDSLRPTPFAAAYEITDVLPFNLKRLKALLREREVGVLTVKKRGSAVEPEEVRRRMKLRGPNAATVLLTRVAGAPTMLVGDPADT; encoded by the coding sequence GACCCGGCTGCGCCGCGACCACCCTGCCCCGCTGGTCTCGGCCGCCCTCGGCCAGGCCCGGTTGCGGCAGCGGGCGGTGGCCAAGTTCGGCGCCGACGCGGCCCGGATGTTCTTCACCCCGCACGGCGTGGAGCAGGCGACCCGCACCGAGGTCGCCGCCCACCGCGCGGCACGGATCGCGGCGCTGGGAGTCGGCAGCGTCGCCGACCTGTGCTGCGGGATCGGCGGGGACGCGATCGCGCTGGCCCGGGCCGGGGTGCGGGTGCTCGCGGTGGACCGGGACCCGGTGACGGCGGCGGTGGCGCGGGCCAACGCCGAGGCACTGGGCCTCACGGGGCTGATCGAGGTCCGCGAGGCGGAGGTCGCCGAGGTGGAGGTGAGCGGCTACGACGCGGTCTTCGTCGACCCCGCGCGCCGGGGCGGGCGCGGCGGGCGGGTCTTCGACCCCGAGGCGTACTCGCCGCCGCTCTCCTGGGCGGTCGAGGCGGCGCTGCGCGCTCCGGTGGCGGCCTTGAAGATCGCGCCGGGCGTGCCGCACGAGGCGATCCCGCCGCAGGCGGAGGCCGAGTGGATCTCGTACGGCGGGGACGTGAAGGAGGCCGTGCTGTGGTTCGGCGGCACCGACGCGCCCGAGGGCGTACGCCCGGCGCCCGGTTCCGTGCGGGCCTCCCTGCTGCCCGCCGGTGACCAGCTCTGGAGCCCGGAGCCGCCGCCGGACGTGCCGGCGGGCCCGGTCGGCCGGTACCTCTACGAGCCGGACGGGGCGGTGATCCGCGCGCACCAGGTCGCGGAGGTGGCCGAGCACGTCGGCGGCCATCTGATCGACGAGACGATCGCCTACGTCACCTCGGACAGCCTGCGCCCGACACCGTTCGCCGCCGCGTACGAGATCACGGATGTCCTGCCGTTCAACCTCAAGCGGCTGAAGGCGCTGCTGCGGGAGCGCGAGGTCGGCGTGCTGACCGTGAAGAAGCGGGGTTCGGCGGTGGAACCGGAGGAGGTCCGCCGCCGGATGAAGCTGCGCGGCCCCAACGCCGCCACGGTCCTCCTGACCCGGGTGGCCGGAGCGCCGACGATGCTCGTGGGCGACCCCGCCGACACGTAG